The window GAAAAACTACATTCTATAGTCAGTCAGATAAACCTTTGCTTACAAGATGAAGAAAAACGTTTAAAGATGATAAAAGATGCTTATCATTTTATAAAACCTATGGATTACAATGTTAACATAGATGAAATAATGTTGGATATAATAAAAAAAGAGGAGTATATAGAAGGCGTAGGGATTATAAATAACAAAGGAATAGTTACAAAATATATAGGAAAAACTACACAGGTATATGAAACAAGTTTCAATAATCCAGTAATAGATCAAGAATATATAGATTACGTTTTAGAAACAGACAATATAGTTGATTCTATAGAAGGGATTAAAACATACAAAGACTGTGTATCAATATTAAGTTCCTATAAAGATAAAGACGAGGAGCTTATATTTTTTATGAATATAAGACACGAGAAATTATTGTCAATTTTAGATAATTATCATATGGATGAGGGTGAATATATATTTGCTCTAGATAAGGATTCTAATGTGCTAAAGCACTTTAGAATGAATAAAGAAATTATAGTGGATAAAAACAATAAAGTAGCAAAAGATATTGAAAAAGAGTTAAAAAAGAATGAAAATGGATATATAAAAGATAGAATAAGTATTAAGGGAGAAAAAAATATAATTTCATATGAAAAAATAAACAATTCTCCTTGGACTGTATTATATGTCAAATCAATAAATAAATTATACATACCTTTAATGAAAAGGTTTATAATAAACCTTGATATATTGATACTTAGTGGGCTATTAATATATTTAATAATCAAGATATATTGGATTCAAATAAAAAGAGAAAGAGATTTTTGGGTATATAAAATGGAAAGAATGGATATGTTAATTCAGATATCAGCTGGAATTGCTCATGAAATAGGAAATCCATTATCTACGGTTAAAGGATATGTACAAATAAATCATGCTAAGAAACCGAATGAGTTATCTTATGCGGCAATAAATGATTTGCAAAAGATAGAGGATATACTAAATAAATCCTTAGAACTATCAAAACCTTTAAATCAAAATAAACAACCGTATAACCCCTATGAAATAATAGAAGAAATACATTGTTTGATAGAGGCGGTAGGTCTTTTAAAGGATGTGGATATAGAGTATAATATAGACAAATCTCTTCCTAAAATAGGTTTTCCAAAAGACCACCTTAGATTTATTATACTAGATATAATTCAACATGTAGTAAAAGCTCAAGATAAGAAGGGGTTAGTCCAAATCAGTATAAAAAAAATTGACGAACAATATATTCAATTTAATATAATTAGTAATAAATACAAAAGAAATAGGGATAAACATTTAAATGATGATTGTATAAGCATGATAGAAAAAATAATAAAATTTAATAAAGGCAAGAGCGGTAGGATATCAAATAAAGATGGTAAAAGTAATATATATATAAAGATACCATTTGATTTAGATCAATAATAGTATACATATGGGTATTTAGCTTTCGGATAAAGTTAAGTGCCCATTATCAAATTAGGAGGGTATTATGGAAACAAGATATGAAGAATCAACAAGCGTCACCATAAAATCTATAATTATAAATATTGTATTAACAGTTATAAAGTTAGTAGCAGGATTTTTTGGAAACTCTAATGCAATGCTTGCAGATGGTATGCATTCTGCTTCGGATATAGCTACCTCTGTAGGAGTTTTGATTGGAAATAATATATCAAAAAAACCACAGGATAGAGAGCATAACTATGGTCATGAAAAAGCAGAAACTCTAGTTGCATTCGTGTTATCGTTAGTTCTATTGTTTGTTGGAGCTGAGATAGGACTTAATTCTTTTAAGCTTTTATTCAACTTAGACAAGGTAAAAACACCTAATATGCTTCCGCTGATAGTTGGTATTGTATCGATTTTGTTTAAAGAATACCAGTATTATATAACAATAAAGGTAGCAAATAAAATTAACTCACCATCACTTAAGGCAGATGCTTGGCACCATAGATCAGATTCTTTATCAACTATTGGAGCTTTAATAGGAATAATAGGAGCTATGCTTGGATTTAAGATACTAGATCCACTTGCAGGAGTAGTGGTGTCATTGTTTGTAATAAAAGTTGGTCTAGAAATATTAATGTCATCATCTAATGAACTGATGGATTATTCTATAGAAAAAGAAGAAGAAAGTAAGCTTAACAATATAGCTATGAATACTGATGGTGTTTGTAATGTAAAAAGCTTTAAAAGTAGACGCCATGGCGCTATGGCATACATAGATCTAACAATATGCGTAGATGGAACAATCAGCGTATTTGATGGTCATGAAATAGCACACAACGTGGAAGAGAATATAATGGACAGCTCAGATAATATAAAGGCTGTTATAGTCCATGTTGAACCAAAGAAGAATTGCTGTGAAAAATGCAACCATAAGACTAAAATATAATGAGGTGATATAATGAATAAAAAAGTTATAAAATCTATATTAATATTTGCAGGGATAATATTTTTATTAAGTTTTTTCGTAACTATCTTAAATACAAAAGAAAAAGAAGAACAAGCAACAACTGCAACGACTCAAGAATTGAATCTTATGAAATCAATATTAAAAAAAGAAAATATAATATTATCAGATAACAATATAAAAGATATAACAATGGAAAAAGATTATTTGAATGATTTTAAATACTACATTCAAAAAAGCAAGAAAATAGAAAAAGTTGAATTTGACGAAAAGGTAACTGGAT is drawn from Tepidibacter hydrothermalis and contains these coding sequences:
- a CDS encoding PAS domain-containing sensor histidine kinase, whose amino-acid sequence is MKRFWKDKKIYFLIILGVLFSVICYHMLFQTILDNKNIMIEENNEKLHSIVSQINLCLQDEEKRLKMIKDAYHFIKPMDYNVNIDEIMLDIIKKEEYIEGVGIINNKGIVTKYIGKTTQVYETSFNNPVIDQEYIDYVLETDNIVDSIEGIKTYKDCVSILSSYKDKDEELIFFMNIRHEKLLSILDNYHMDEGEYIFALDKDSNVLKHFRMNKEIIVDKNNKVAKDIEKELKKNENGYIKDRISIKGEKNIISYEKINNSPWTVLYVKSINKLYIPLMKRFIINLDILILSGLLIYLIIKIYWIQIKRERDFWVYKMERMDMLIQISAGIAHEIGNPLSTVKGYVQINHAKKPNELSYAAINDLQKIEDILNKSLELSKPLNQNKQPYNPYEIIEEIHCLIEAVGLLKDVDIEYNIDKSLPKIGFPKDHLRFIILDIIQHVVKAQDKKGLVQISIKKIDEQYIQFNIISNKYKRNRDKHLNDDCISMIEKIIKFNKGKSGRISNKDGKSNIYIKIPFDLDQ
- a CDS encoding cation diffusion facilitator family transporter; translated protein: METRYEESTSVTIKSIIINIVLTVIKLVAGFFGNSNAMLADGMHSASDIATSVGVLIGNNISKKPQDREHNYGHEKAETLVAFVLSLVLLFVGAEIGLNSFKLLFNLDKVKTPNMLPLIVGIVSILFKEYQYYITIKVANKINSPSLKADAWHHRSDSLSTIGALIGIIGAMLGFKILDPLAGVVVSLFVIKVGLEILMSSSNELMDYSIEKEEESKLNNIAMNTDGVCNVKSFKSRRHGAMAYIDLTICVDGTISVFDGHEIAHNVEENIMDSSDNIKAVIVHVEPKKNCCEKCNHKTKI